A portion of the Paenibacillus marchantiae genome contains these proteins:
- the bcp gene encoding thioredoxin-dependent thiol peroxidase: MTLTEGKLAPDFELPSSTGETVKLSDYRGQRVLIYFYPKDMTSSCTQQACDFRDRHEEFKGLNTVILGISIDPMKQHDKFIAKYGLPFILLSDEEHQVAEQYGVWQLKKMYGKEYMGMVRSTFLIDEEGILLKSWSKVRVKGHIEAALEALQQL, from the coding sequence ATGACATTAACCGAAGGCAAGCTTGCACCAGACTTTGAACTTCCGTCCAGTACGGGAGAGACGGTGAAACTTTCCGATTATCGCGGACAGCGGGTGCTGATATATTTTTACCCGAAGGATATGACTTCTTCCTGCACACAGCAGGCATGTGATTTCCGTGATCGTCATGAGGAGTTCAAGGGATTAAATACAGTTATTCTGGGGATTAGTATTGATCCGATGAAGCAGCACGACAAATTCATTGCCAAATACGGCTTACCATTCATCCTGTTATCCGACGAAGAACATCAGGTTGCCGAACAATACGGCGTATGGCAGCTCAAAAAGATGTATGGCAAGGAATACATGGGGATGGTACGCTCCACGTTTCTTATTGATGAAGAGGGTATACTGCTGAAGTCGTGGTCTAAAGTGCGAGTCAAAGGGCATATTGAAGCAGCACTTGAGGCTTTGCAGCAACTTTAG
- a CDS encoding GerAB/ArcD/ProY family transporter, translating to MIIKDKITIRQFALLTFLVMVGDMILIYPSLVTTLGKQDAWICSFLSQPIGLFIIWILYKLQQTYPELSLIEICKKLLGPWIGSVLSAGYLFYFAIGAAICIREVGDFMTTQIYLQTPIRVILIMLMCSLIWGLMKGLQTMGATSELLTPIVFVFMVLLFVGLLPKIDVSHLQPIFNISRVHLIETVIRGSFTAFGELLVLTMILPYVMRGPHLKRDLLLATFCGGLLLCVLLLFSLMVVGPFLTQHNIFISYTLSQKINIGNFFERIEAFMATAWLIATYFKSLLYMFAFVIGLAQLFQLKTYKPLILPSSLLMFALAILISPNVIFYIETIMPAWVDWDITCSFIIPLLLLLVHRIRFGKNRKNQSHPERLPT from the coding sequence ATGATAATTAAAGATAAAATTACCATTCGGCAATTTGCCCTGCTTACCTTTCTTGTCATGGTTGGGGATATGATTCTGATCTATCCTTCGTTGGTCACAACCTTGGGTAAACAGGATGCATGGATATGCTCTTTCCTCAGTCAGCCCATCGGTCTATTTATCATTTGGATTTTGTACAAACTACAACAAACCTACCCTGAACTATCTTTAATCGAAATTTGCAAGAAATTGCTTGGTCCATGGATTGGATCAGTCTTGTCTGCTGGTTACCTGTTCTATTTCGCTATAGGCGCTGCCATCTGTATCCGGGAAGTTGGAGACTTCATGACGACTCAAATCTACCTCCAGACCCCCATCCGTGTCATTTTGATTATGCTCATGTGTTCCCTGATCTGGGGCCTAATGAAAGGATTGCAAACCATGGGAGCAACCAGTGAACTATTGACTCCTATTGTTTTTGTTTTTATGGTTCTCCTGTTCGTGGGTTTGCTGCCCAAAATAGATGTCTCACATCTGCAGCCTATCTTTAACATCAGCCGGGTTCATTTGATTGAAACCGTTATTCGCGGATCCTTTACCGCCTTCGGGGAGCTGCTCGTGCTTACTATGATTCTTCCTTATGTAATGCGAGGGCCGCACCTTAAACGAGACTTGTTGCTTGCCACTTTCTGCGGAGGTCTGCTCCTGTGTGTATTGCTATTGTTTTCCCTTATGGTTGTGGGTCCTTTCCTAACCCAGCATAATATTTTCATTTCGTACACCCTGTCTCAAAAAATTAATATCGGTAACTTCTTTGAGCGCATTGAAGCCTTCATGGCTACTGCCTGGTTAATTGCGACCTATTTCAAAAGCCTGCTGTACATGTTCGCTTTTGTTATCGGACTAGCTCAGCTGTTTCAGTTGAAAACATACAAACCACTCATTCTCCCTTCATCCTTGCTCATGTTTGCATTGGCCATCCTGATCTCCCCCAATGTCATTTTTTATATCGAAACCATCATGCCTGCATGGGTGGATTGGGACATTACTTGCAGTTTTATTATTCCTCTGTTGCTTTTACTTGTTCATCGCATTCGCTTTGGCAAGAACAGAAAAAATCAGTCCCATCCAGAACGATTGCCCACATAA
- a CDS encoding GerAB/ArcD/ProY family transporter, whose product MLEQGRIGTRQLSILIFMMVVGDMMLIYPSVITSYAKQDAWICALVGVPLGMALTLMFLKLCSLYPEENLIQISRSILGFWPGSLVSAFYLFFFVIGASTHTREVGDFLTSQIFQYTPIRVIILMFVITVGWGLYHGLETMGRSSELLMPILIVFILVLAFCLLPQIDPSNLKPATDTGVVPILQGILISIIYPVGELVPIMMIIPYTLKQAHRTRDVLMAAGLGNLLLAILVTISLLVLGAFLTQHNIYASFILSQKISIGGFFERIEAIMASSWLISTYVKAMVYMYAFILGCAELFRLKQYRILILPATLLIFGLANLVSPNLTFIVITVVPYWVDWDTTLSIILPGLLLLVHMFKKGWKNKPSG is encoded by the coding sequence ATGCTTGAACAGGGTCGCATCGGAACAAGACAATTGTCCATCCTCATTTTTATGATGGTGGTCGGGGATATGATGCTCATCTATCCCTCGGTCATCACATCCTATGCCAAACAAGATGCCTGGATATGCGCTCTTGTCGGGGTTCCGTTGGGAATGGCCCTCACGCTCATGTTTTTAAAGCTGTGCAGTCTGTATCCGGAGGAAAATCTGATACAGATTTCACGGAGCATTCTGGGATTTTGGCCAGGCAGTCTTGTATCCGCATTTTACCTATTCTTTTTTGTAATAGGTGCCTCTACGCACACCCGAGAGGTCGGAGATTTCCTAACTTCCCAAATCTTTCAGTACACCCCGATTCGAGTCATCATTCTGATGTTTGTTATTACAGTTGGCTGGGGGTTATATCATGGTCTGGAGACGATGGGGAGAAGCAGTGAATTGCTGATGCCTATCCTTATCGTGTTTATTCTTGTGCTTGCATTCTGTCTACTACCTCAGATTGATCCCAGCAATTTAAAGCCTGCTACAGATACTGGCGTTGTTCCCATCCTGCAGGGTATTCTCATAAGTATCATATATCCCGTAGGTGAACTGGTCCCCATTATGATGATTATTCCCTACACGCTAAAACAGGCTCACCGAACTCGGGATGTTCTTATGGCGGCAGGACTTGGCAACTTGTTGCTGGCTATATTGGTTACCATCTCTCTGCTTGTTCTAGGTGCTTTCCTTACACAGCACAACATCTATGCTTCCTTTATTTTATCTCAGAAGATTAGCATTGGTGGCTTTTTTGAGCGTATTGAAGCCATTATGGCTTCTTCCTGGCTCATCTCCACGTATGTTAAAGCGATGGTGTATATGTACGCATTTATCCTCGGATGCGCCGAACTATTTAGGCTCAAACAGTATCGGATACTCATCCTACCTGCAACATTGCTTATATTTGGCCTTGCCAATCTGGTCTCGCCCAATTTGACCTTCATCGTCATTACCGTCGTTCCATATTGGGTAGATTGGGATACCACATTGAGCATTATATTGCCAGGGCTGTTACTGTTGGTGCATATGTTCAAAAAGGGTTGGAAAAACAAGCCTTCGGGATAA
- a CDS encoding Ger(x)C family spore germination protein, with the protein MNKCLQLILSFAVLLPLLTGCWDRQELNELGIMLGLGVDKDGDMIKVSAQVVVPNEVSSKSGGGKGTPVTQYQASAPTLFEAIQKLTESSPRRIFMAHIRVMVIGEEYARKVGIYDITEALMREPTVRPDYYVMVARNTTASKVLDVLTPLENLPAEKMFNSLDVSTKTWSPTTTVTGDQLMEYILAPGIQPVITGVEVVGQPEKSGSQANIATIKAPASLNSTGLSVFKGDKLIGWLTEDESKGYNYIRNNVVSTISHLPCRKEGYVTFKTLRTTTKRKAKVVADHPLINIKIKNVSSIGAVECGIKIGSMKVLKELEQDSEERLVELMQKSIKSVQRKFHVDIFGFGQEVYHADPKFFKKVEKDWDSYLENLDVHYDVNVQIKRVGTLDDSFKDQIRE; encoded by the coding sequence ATGAACAAATGCCTACAATTGATTCTATCTTTTGCCGTTCTGCTCCCTCTCCTTACCGGATGCTGGGATCGACAGGAACTCAATGAGCTTGGCATCATGCTGGGTCTTGGTGTAGACAAGGATGGCGATATGATTAAGGTTAGTGCTCAAGTGGTTGTTCCCAATGAAGTATCCTCCAAGTCAGGAGGAGGTAAAGGAACGCCTGTGACTCAGTATCAGGCTTCTGCGCCTACCTTGTTTGAAGCCATTCAAAAGTTAACGGAATCTAGCCCACGTCGTATATTCATGGCACATATCCGCGTGATGGTCATTGGCGAAGAGTATGCTCGCAAAGTGGGCATTTATGATATCACAGAAGCATTAATGCGCGAGCCTACGGTTCGTCCTGACTATTACGTCATGGTTGCACGAAATACAACAGCTTCCAAGGTGCTAGATGTGCTGACACCACTTGAAAATTTACCTGCGGAGAAGATGTTCAATTCATTGGATGTATCCACCAAGACTTGGTCACCCACAACAACCGTAACTGGGGATCAGTTAATGGAATACATTTTGGCTCCTGGAATACAGCCTGTAATTACCGGAGTGGAGGTTGTTGGTCAACCTGAGAAAAGTGGAAGTCAAGCTAACATTGCGACCATTAAAGCTCCTGCTAGCCTCAACTCAACAGGACTGTCTGTATTCAAGGGAGACAAGCTGATTGGGTGGCTAACCGAGGATGAATCCAAGGGATATAACTACATTCGAAACAATGTGGTATCCACCATCAGCCATCTTCCCTGCCGAAAAGAAGGATATGTGACCTTCAAAACACTTCGTACAACGACCAAACGGAAAGCAAAAGTCGTAGCAGATCACCCTTTAATCAATATTAAAATCAAAAATGTATCTTCCATAGGTGCCGTTGAATGTGGAATCAAAATCGGTTCAATGAAAGTACTCAAGGAATTGGAACAGGACAGTGAGGAACGGCTTGTAGAACTGATGCAAAAATCCATCAAATCGGTACAGCGCAAGTTTCACGTTGATATTTTCGGATTCGGGCAAGAGGTCTACCATGCTGATCCCAAGTTCTTCAAAAAGGTGGAGAAAGATTGGGATAGTTATTTGGAAAATCTGGATGTTCATTACGATGTCAATGTTCAAATCAAACGTGTAGGTACACTGGATGATTCGTTCAAAGATCAAATTAGGGAGTGA
- a CDS encoding spore germination protein translates to MSTTAQSSQDQRISPNLTENTDYCKKVMGNSKDLMIRPLQCLHKWPSVMLYIDGMVDVQIVNHSILESLLQTRELPDFSAENEHLIYLQNDVLVASNVILIEEMKDVLDALLAGFAVVLLEGSNQGLKIAAAGWEDRAVGEPISQTVVRGPMEGFNENLRTNTGLIRKRIRDPHLWIEERELGRVTNTRVAVVYLEHIVDQEVIKELRRRLDEIDIDAILESGYIEELVQDKTGTIFPTVYNSERPDTVCAALLEGRVAIIVDGTPFVLLVPALFVHFFQSPEDYYQRADISSLIRMIRYLAFFIALLAPSFYIAITTFHQEMLPTNLLISLAAQREGVPFPAFIEAILMELTYEILREAGIRIPKTVGQAVSIVGTLVIGQAAVDAGVVSAAMVIIVSITAISSYVIPENGLSISVRILRFVLMILAAAFGFYGILMVLLITVTHLCSLRSFGVSYMSPFAPYIGKDLKDTIFRVPWTRMKTRPLSTGTANETRQANKKTKR, encoded by the coding sequence ATGAGTACAACAGCGCAGAGCAGCCAGGATCAGAGAATATCTCCGAATCTTACGGAAAATACGGATTATTGTAAGAAGGTGATGGGGAATAGCAAAGACTTGATGATTCGTCCTCTGCAGTGTTTGCACAAATGGCCTTCTGTCATGTTGTACATCGATGGGATGGTAGACGTGCAGATTGTGAATCATTCCATCCTGGAATCCTTGTTACAAACCCGTGAGCTGCCTGACTTCTCAGCGGAAAATGAGCATCTGATCTATCTCCAGAATGATGTCTTGGTGGCCAGCAACGTAATATTAATCGAGGAGATGAAAGACGTCCTTGATGCTCTCTTGGCAGGCTTTGCCGTTGTGCTGCTTGAAGGATCGAATCAAGGCCTGAAAATCGCAGCAGCGGGCTGGGAAGACCGTGCCGTCGGCGAACCCATCTCCCAAACGGTTGTTCGCGGTCCCATGGAGGGCTTTAATGAAAATTTGCGAACGAATACAGGCTTGATCCGCAAACGAATTCGTGACCCCCATCTCTGGATTGAAGAAAGGGAGCTTGGCCGAGTCACCAACACCAGGGTAGCCGTGGTATATCTGGAGCATATCGTCGATCAAGAGGTTATAAAAGAACTGCGGCGAAGGCTTGATGAAATTGATATTGACGCTATTCTGGAAAGTGGATATATCGAGGAGCTCGTGCAGGACAAAACAGGTACGATCTTCCCTACGGTCTATAACAGTGAGCGACCAGACACCGTATGTGCCGCACTGCTTGAAGGTCGGGTCGCGATCATTGTAGACGGTACTCCTTTCGTACTGCTTGTTCCCGCTCTGTTTGTTCATTTCTTTCAGTCCCCCGAAGATTATTACCAACGGGCCGATATTAGCTCATTGATTCGAATGATTCGTTATCTAGCGTTCTTTATTGCGCTGCTCGCTCCATCCTTCTATATTGCCATTACTACCTTTCATCAGGAGATGCTGCCCACCAACCTGCTTATTAGTCTGGCAGCTCAGCGAGAAGGTGTTCCATTTCCGGCATTCATCGAAGCCATATTGATGGAGCTGACCTATGAAATTTTGCGGGAAGCCGGCATCCGTATTCCAAAGACCGTCGGTCAAGCCGTTTCCATCGTAGGTACCCTTGTTATTGGTCAGGCCGCAGTAGATGCTGGCGTTGTATCGGCTGCCATGGTTATTATCGTATCCATTACAGCGATATCCAGTTATGTTATTCCGGAAAATGGACTCTCCATTTCTGTGCGGATTCTGCGATTTGTCCTGATGATTCTGGCTGCTGCCTTTGGTTTCTACGGAATTCTGATGGTTCTACTGATTACAGTAACCCATCTATGCAGTTTAAGATCTTTTGGTGTGTCTTATATGTCCCCGTTCGCACCTTACATCGGGAAGGATCTCAAAGATACCATATTCCGCGTGCCTTGGACCCGGATGAAAACCCGTCCGCTCTCTACCGGAACTGCGAACGAAACCAGACAAGCTAACAAAAAAACGAAGCGATAA
- a CDS encoding MFS transporter, protein MLFRSSIVILLQKESEYRKFFVAGLVNGIGDRFCQVAMLSLILSTTGSGLAVGLALGLRVLPFLLLAPAGGMLTMRFSRRKIMLLTNLIRVPLALSYLLVNSADDLWILYTASTLLACAEALYAPVRKSGIPLLVQSEHLLKINGLEQVMNGTVLIVGAFLGGITSSVMGPQAAFITNALCFLMAAVLIRKVSFPSGVGTESNGRSLENVGSSAVSASGNPSVFTRANGAVYVPSVIWRLVRSSVALQIIILFELWVPVINGIDNVLISVYAIEVFALGDWGVGLFYAALGTGLVLSNWCSRYFQHWLLPGVVICLLVEGGLLMLLSMATLPVIAVLIYILLALMSGVGNACLDTLLMRETPEKYRGLIYGLVTACSSSILGLSMFGAGLLLEVVEPRKLGFAGGLGFAAIAVLLTAYGWLRAREAFNIRRITKKT, encoded by the coding sequence ATGCTATTTAGATCTTCCATTGTGATCCTGCTACAAAAAGAATCGGAGTACCGCAAGTTCTTTGTCGCGGGACTAGTGAACGGCATAGGTGACCGTTTTTGCCAGGTGGCCATGCTTTCGTTAATTCTCAGCACAACAGGATCTGGACTTGCAGTAGGACTAGCCCTTGGTCTGCGTGTGCTTCCATTCCTGTTGCTTGCCCCGGCAGGTGGCATGTTAACCATGCGCTTCTCACGGCGAAAGATTATGCTGCTTACCAATTTGATAAGGGTGCCTCTTGCTCTAAGTTATTTACTCGTAAACAGTGCAGATGATTTGTGGATTCTATATACAGCGAGTACTTTACTAGCCTGCGCCGAGGCTCTTTATGCGCCGGTCCGTAAATCAGGCATACCACTGCTTGTTCAGTCGGAACATTTGCTCAAAATTAACGGACTTGAACAGGTCATGAACGGTACGGTGCTGATCGTAGGTGCCTTTCTTGGAGGGATCACCTCATCAGTGATGGGGCCGCAGGCTGCTTTTATAACCAATGCACTTTGTTTTCTGATGGCTGCTGTTTTGATTCGAAAAGTCTCGTTTCCATCGGGAGTAGGTACTGAATCAAATGGGAGATCGCTTGAAAATGTGGGGAGCTCAGCCGTTTCAGCTTCTGGTAATCCTTCAGTGTTTACTCGCGCTAATGGTGCAGTTTATGTTCCTTCGGTAATATGGAGGCTGGTTCGATCCTCTGTAGCATTACAGATCATCATCCTGTTCGAGTTATGGGTACCGGTCATCAACGGGATCGACAATGTATTGATCAGCGTATATGCAATTGAAGTGTTTGCCCTTGGGGATTGGGGTGTAGGTCTGTTCTATGCGGCGCTTGGGACGGGACTGGTATTAAGCAACTGGTGCTCTCGTTATTTTCAGCATTGGCTGCTTCCAGGAGTAGTAATATGTCTGCTCGTGGAAGGGGGATTGCTTATGCTGCTTAGTATGGCGACTCTGCCAGTGATCGCAGTGCTGATCTATATTCTGTTGGCCCTTATGTCAGGGGTAGGAAATGCTTGTCTGGATACACTTCTAATGCGTGAAACACCTGAGAAATATCGAGGGCTCATCTATGGTTTGGTGACGGCTTGCAGTAGTAGCATCTTGGGGTTATCCATGTTTGGTGCGGGTTTGTTATTAGAAGTGGTAGAGCCACGAAAGCTTGGTTTCGCAGGCGGATTGGGTTTTGCGGCAATTGCTGTTTTGCTTACAGCCTATGGATGGCTAAGGGCACGTGAGGCTTTTAACATTAGACGTATAACCAAAAAAACATGA
- a CDS encoding DedA family protein: MELLEKVQHLFGSYGYSVLFFGLLLEFIALPFPGETTMAYAGFLSYKGHLDFGILAILAFLGTTIGMTITYFIGAKAGLPFITRYGKWFLMKQDKLDKTQKWFAKYGNALIFIGYFIPGVRHFTGYFAGIAAVPFRKFALYAYSGALLWVMLFLGIGKIFGPQWNAVFQLAHQYAPYIVAGIGLLLIAAVLYRYRKALAARSLRKPAAIRQRQK; encoded by the coding sequence TTGGAATTGCTTGAGAAGGTCCAGCATCTGTTTGGATCCTACGGATACAGCGTTTTGTTTTTTGGCTTATTGCTGGAATTCATCGCCCTTCCCTTCCCGGGAGAAACGACTATGGCTTATGCAGGGTTTCTGTCCTACAAGGGTCATCTGGACTTCGGAATACTTGCCATCCTTGCTTTTCTGGGAACGACGATTGGCATGACGATCACTTATTTTATTGGGGCCAAAGCAGGTCTGCCGTTCATTACACGATATGGAAAATGGTTTCTAATGAAACAGGACAAGCTGGATAAAACGCAAAAGTGGTTTGCCAAGTACGGCAATGCCCTGATCTTCATCGGTTATTTCATTCCGGGAGTGAGACATTTCACCGGATATTTTGCGGGTATAGCCGCTGTTCCCTTTCGTAAATTCGCTCTCTATGCCTATTCAGGCGCACTGTTGTGGGTCATGCTGTTCCTGGGCATCGGTAAAATATTCGGCCCCCAATGGAACGCGGTGTTCCAGCTTGCTCATCAATATGCACCTTACATCGTGGCGGGGATCGGACTGTTGCTGATTGCAGCCGTTCTGTACCGTTATCGAAAAGCGTTGGCTGCCCGATCGTTGCGCAAGCCTGCCGCTATTCGGCAAAGACAAAAATAA
- a CDS encoding polysaccharide deacetylase → MVTPIHTILSGKWSVLIIRIVVLLCVFAASAGTTYASSVSGSDASASKEDNPQEKVVYLSFDDGPGNHTREVLDILRKEQVLATFFVLGEQAERYPEMIRAVVEDGHALGNHTFNHNYEQLYSDFKVFWKQIKQTEAIVERITGFRPNLVRAPGGTYGHFDKSYFDLLKLGGYTVMDWNVDSGDSKRKGVPAKEILRNATKVPAGARSVIVLMHDGGAHAETVKALPGIIKYYQDHGFRFDTMKATDQPVQFRIDSNGKYKSRKAPGKEWVAENVQENSNLWLAGKELKVEIGLAAATLKQGEFRVEDQRIMVPLRTFMKKFGGSARWNAETRTATAIWKDRTIHADSISGDLTTKRADQMNDRTTEGVVQSQGGTIWVPLRELMEHMGVTVDSLKANEKEWMVKASVPLAAANSMYLDKLI, encoded by the coding sequence ATGGTAACACCAATACATACAATTTTATCTGGAAAATGGTCTGTGCTTATAATTCGCATTGTGGTACTGCTGTGTGTATTCGCTGCATCTGCAGGCACAACTTACGCTTCTTCTGTATCGGGGTCTGATGCATCCGCCTCCAAAGAAGATAATCCTCAAGAAAAGGTAGTCTATTTGAGTTTTGACGATGGACCGGGTAACCATACCCGTGAAGTATTGGATATTTTGCGCAAGGAGCAGGTTTTGGCTACATTTTTTGTGCTTGGTGAGCAAGCAGAACGTTATCCTGAGATGATCCGTGCGGTTGTGGAAGATGGACATGCTTTGGGCAATCATACGTTTAATCATAATTATGAACAGCTGTACAGTGATTTCAAAGTGTTCTGGAAGCAGATCAAACAGACTGAGGCGATAGTAGAGCGAATTACAGGATTTCGGCCGAATCTGGTCCGGGCACCGGGCGGTACCTATGGACATTTCGACAAGAGTTATTTTGATTTGCTGAAATTGGGCGGATACACCGTTATGGACTGGAACGTAGACAGTGGTGATTCCAAACGAAAGGGTGTTCCGGCCAAAGAGATCTTACGCAATGCGACCAAGGTGCCTGCCGGGGCACGTTCGGTCATTGTATTGATGCATGATGGAGGCGCTCATGCTGAGACGGTAAAAGCACTACCTGGCATTATCAAGTATTACCAGGATCATGGTTTTCGTTTTGACACGATGAAGGCCACGGATCAGCCTGTTCAATTCCGCATCGATTCCAATGGTAAATACAAGTCTCGCAAAGCTCCGGGTAAGGAATGGGTCGCAGAAAATGTACAGGAGAACAGCAACCTGTGGTTGGCTGGCAAAGAATTGAAGGTGGAAATTGGCTTGGCAGCAGCCACGTTGAAGCAAGGAGAATTTCGCGTGGAAGATCAGCGGATCATGGTGCCTTTGCGGACCTTTATGAAAAAGTTCGGTGGCAGCGCTCGCTGGAATGCAGAGACCCGGACAGCTACAGCCATATGGAAAGACCGAACCATCCATGCAGACAGTATCAGCGGAGACCTGACAACGAAACGTGCAGACCAGATGAATGACAGAACGACAGAGGGAGTCGTGCAGAGCCAGGGAGGAACGATTTGGGTTCCGCTACGGGAATTGATGGAGCATATGGGAGTAACCGTTGATTCACTAAAGGCGAATGAAAAGGAATGGATGGTTAAAGCCAGCGTTCCTCTGGCAGCAGCTAACAGTATGTATTTGGATAAATTGATCTGA